Proteins encoded in a region of the Candidatus Obscuribacterales bacterium genome:
- a CDS encoding 7-cyano-7-deazaguanine synthase, protein AEAIYLGINAVDYSGYPDCRPDYLAAFQQLANLSSKVGLEGKAPQLVAPLVEDSKVDIVRRALALGVPIHQTWSCYEGGEQPCGLCDSCRIRDRALIDAGRPDLASAVGRSQMSMR, encoded by the coding sequence AGGCGGAGGCAATTTATCTGGGGATTAATGCGGTAGATTATTCCGGCTATCCCGACTGTCGTCCAGACTATCTGGCGGCGTTTCAGCAGTTAGCTAATCTATCGTCTAAGGTAGGATTAGAAGGTAAGGCTCCTCAGCTAGTGGCTCCCTTGGTGGAAGACAGTAAGGTGGATATTGTGCGGCGGGCGCTGGCGCTGGGGGTGCCGATTCATCAAACCTGGTCTTGCTATGAGGGGGGAGAGCAACCCTGTGGCCTCTGTGATTCCTGCCGAATTCGCGATCGCGCTTTAATCGATGCGGGGCGTCCAGATTTGGCTAGTGCGGTGGGGCGATCGCAGATGTCGATGCGTTAG